In Bacteroidota bacterium, one DNA window encodes the following:
- a CDS encoding D-2-hydroxyacid dehydrogenase, which produces MKKILANDGIDAYGKSLLEKAGFTVITEKVAQEELANAINKNNYEGLTVRSATKVRKEVIDACPNLKLIGRGGVGMDNIDVDYAKSKGIQVVNTPAASSHSVAELVFAHLFNAVRFLYDSNRQMPVNGEAQFDTLKKKYAKGVELKGKTIGIIGFGRIGQAVAKIALGTGMKVLATDPFTKEATIDIEIAGANKVSVNIKTISMDELLKNADFITLHVPGGKVITAKEFALMKNGVVLANAARGGAIDEIDLLAALNSGKVAHACLDVFENEPKPRKEILTHPKISLTPHIGAATEEAQERIGIELAELIIGKLK; this is translated from the coding sequence ATGAAGAAAATTTTAGCAAACGACGGAATTGATGCCTATGGCAAAAGCCTGCTTGAAAAAGCCGGCTTTACTGTGATCACTGAAAAAGTAGCACAGGAAGAACTGGCAAACGCCATTAACAAAAATAACTACGAAGGACTCACTGTTCGCAGTGCGACAAAAGTGCGTAAAGAAGTTATTGATGCCTGCCCTAATCTTAAACTTATTGGCCGCGGCGGTGTTGGCATGGACAATATTGATGTGGATTACGCGAAAAGCAAAGGCATACAGGTGGTGAATACACCTGCTGCTTCCTCCCACTCTGTGGCTGAACTGGTATTCGCACATTTATTTAATGCTGTACGTTTTTTATACGACAGTAATCGCCAGATGCCCGTTAATGGTGAAGCACAGTTTGATACATTAAAGAAAAAATATGCAAAAGGTGTTGAACTGAAAGGTAAAACTATCGGCATCATCGGTTTTGGCCGTATCGGACAAGCCGTTGCGAAAATTGCTTTAGGCACAGGTATGAAAGTGCTGGCAACTGACCCATTCACAAAAGAAGCGACAATTGATATTGAAATAGCCGGCGCGAACAAAGTGAGTGTGAACATTAAAACCATCTCAATGGACGAGTTGTTGAAAAACGCGGACTTCATTACCCTGCACGTACCTGGCGGAAAAGTAATTACCGCGAAAGAATTCGCGTTGATGAAAAATGGTGTTGTGCTTGCCAATGCAGCGCGCGGCGGTGCTATTGACGAGATCGATCTGCTGGCAGCCTTGAACTCCGGAAAAGTCGCTCACGCTTGCCTCGACGTATTTGAAAACGAACCAAAACCACGCAAAGAAATATTGACTCACCCTAAAATTTCACTGACACCGCATATCGGCGCCGCTACTGAAGAAGCACAGGAACGTATTGGCATTGAATTGGCCGAGTTGATTATTGGGAAGTTGAAGTAA